From Gaiellales bacterium, one genomic window encodes:
- a CDS encoding DUF58 domain-containing protein encodes MITHRGLGLFALAGAATLLAALAGQAVLGFVIANALAAGVVIADWLAADPGPIALERDAPPPLSIGRENPVPFVVRNAGPARRVTVADAAPEGLLLESVRIDLDLGAGAARELAVHAVPRRRGPVRFAAADVRVFGPLGVAFRERSHPATAVEAVAWPDVLQLRDATLLPPGKRPHGERLIRGEAAAREFESLREYVRGDEYRRIAWKATARRGRPVVALHQPERGQTLILALEAGRLMHGAGGAGLGKIDRAVNASVMLAAVAREFGDAVGLVAFSHRPLATLAPSARPGQLRRVVDAVAPIEPDLVEPDWRTCLTALMRMSRRRAVVVVFSDALYAQSDDRLAGLLGTLARRHTVVFASIRDAELTELAAQPVVDAETLYERGVAAQVIDDRGAALTGIRRRGAHTVDSSPERLTEAVTERFRALRAAGAP; translated from the coding sequence GTGATCACGCACCGCGGCCTGGGGTTGTTCGCGCTCGCCGGGGCGGCGACCCTGCTCGCGGCGCTCGCGGGCCAGGCGGTGCTCGGCTTCGTCATCGCGAACGCGCTCGCAGCCGGGGTCGTGATCGCCGACTGGCTGGCCGCCGATCCCGGCCCGATCGCGCTCGAGCGCGACGCGCCGCCGCCGCTCTCGATCGGCCGCGAGAATCCGGTGCCGTTCGTCGTCCGAAACGCGGGGCCGGCGCGGCGGGTGACGGTCGCCGACGCCGCGCCCGAGGGCCTGCTCCTCGAGTCGGTCCGAATCGACCTCGACCTGGGTGCGGGGGCGGCGCGCGAGCTTGCGGTGCACGCGGTGCCCCGCCGGCGCGGCCCGGTGCGCTTCGCGGCCGCCGACGTGCGCGTCTTCGGGCCGCTCGGCGTCGCGTTCCGGGAGCGCAGCCACCCGGCAACCGCCGTGGAGGCGGTCGCATGGCCCGACGTGCTCCAGCTGCGCGATGCGACGCTGCTCCCGCCCGGAAAGCGGCCGCACGGCGAGCGGCTGATCCGCGGCGAGGCGGCGGCGCGCGAGTTCGAGAGCCTGCGCGAGTACGTCCGCGGCGACGAGTACCGCCGCATCGCCTGGAAGGCGACCGCCCGCCGCGGCCGCCCGGTCGTGGCCCTGCACCAGCCGGAGCGGGGGCAGACGCTGATCCTCGCCCTCGAGGCGGGCCGGCTCATGCACGGCGCGGGCGGTGCGGGGCTGGGGAAGATCGACCGGGCCGTGAACGCCTCGGTGATGCTCGCCGCCGTCGCCCGCGAGTTCGGCGACGCCGTGGGTCTGGTCGCCTTCTCACACCGGCCGCTGGCGACGCTGGCGCCGTCGGCGCGGCCCGGGCAGCTGCGCCGGGTGGTCGACGCGGTGGCGCCGATCGAGCCCGACCTGGTCGAGCCGGACTGGCGCACCTGCCTCACCGCCCTCATGCGCATGTCGCGCCGCCGGGCCGTGGTCGTCGTCTTCTCCGACGCGCTCTACGCGCAGTCCGACGACCGCCTGGCCGGGCTGCTCGGCACCCTCGCGCGCCGCCACACCGTCGTGTTCGCGTCGATTCGCGACGCCGAGCTGACCGAGCTCGCCGCCCAGCCCGTCGTCGACGCCGAGACGCTCTACGAGCGCGGCGTGGCGGCGCAGGTGATCGACGACCGCGGAGCGGCCCTGACCGGGATCCGCCGCCGCGGCGCCCACACGGTCGACTCGAGCCCGGAACGGCTCACCGAGGCGGTCACGGAGCGGTTCCGGGCGCTGCGGGCCGCCGGCGCGCCGTGA
- a CDS encoding MoxR family ATPase yields the protein MAIADFFGRGRDALHRVVVGNDETIDGLLVALVLEGHVLLEGPPGTAKTLLARTLARIAGLDFARIQFTPDLMPADLTGTLVYRPLDGSFELRRGPVFASLILADEINRTPPKTQAALLEAMEEGRVTIEGETLDLPRPFVVCATQNPIEFEGTYQLPEAQLDRFLLKLLLDYPHPAAETEILRRYQAGFRPRELDRALGGVEPIVSAAEALAMQEEAAAVVVHDDVLGYVAEVSAWLRASPDVIVGPSPRGAIALVLAAKVMAAAREADFVTPDDLQSLAPAVLRHRIVLSADAELGGRSPDAVIATALAAVPVPR from the coding sequence GTGGCGATCGCTGACTTCTTCGGGCGCGGCAGGGACGCGCTGCACCGCGTCGTCGTCGGCAACGACGAGACGATCGACGGCCTGCTCGTGGCGCTCGTGCTCGAGGGCCACGTCCTGCTCGAGGGCCCGCCGGGCACGGCCAAGACGCTGCTCGCGCGCACCCTGGCCCGCATCGCCGGGCTCGACTTCGCCCGCATCCAGTTCACACCCGACCTGATGCCGGCCGACCTCACCGGCACGCTCGTCTACCGGCCGTTGGACGGCTCGTTCGAGCTGCGCCGCGGGCCGGTGTTCGCCTCGCTGATCCTCGCCGACGAGATCAACCGCACGCCGCCGAAGACGCAGGCGGCGCTGCTCGAGGCGATGGAGGAGGGGCGGGTGACGATCGAGGGCGAGACACTCGACCTGCCGCGCCCGTTCGTCGTCTGCGCGACCCAGAACCCGATCGAGTTCGAGGGCACCTACCAGCTGCCCGAGGCGCAGCTCGACCGCTTCCTGCTGAAGCTGCTGCTCGACTACCCCCATCCGGCCGCCGAGACCGAAATCCTGCGCCGCTACCAGGCGGGCTTCCGGCCGCGCGAGCTCGACCGCGCCCTCGGCGGCGTCGAGCCGATCGTGTCGGCCGCCGAGGCGCTCGCCATGCAGGAGGAGGCGGCCGCCGTGGTCGTCCACGACGACGTGCTCGGCTACGTCGCCGAGGTCTCGGCGTGGCTGCGGGCATCCCCCGACGTGATCGTCGGCCCGAGCCCGCGCGGCGCGATCGCGCTCGTGCTCGCCGCCAAGGTGATGGCCGCCGCCCGCGAGGCCGACTTCGTCACGCCGGACGACCTGCAGTCGCTGGCACCCGCGGTGCTGCGTCACCGGATCGTGCTCTCGGCCGACGCCGAGCTCGGCGGCCGGTCGCCCGACGCGGTCATCGCAACCGCGCTGGCCGCGGTGCCCGTGCCGCGGTGA
- a CDS encoding DUF4350 domain-containing protein, with product MRRSRDVWIGAALLAIAAAGIGLLVQSPNTPGPPYRLAGRGPLGLSGLGAGLRDAGFGVDERVSPTIPDHGLIVSVEPRAFSHDEATAWIRSIRAGAVLLLASDHRNPLTEALGLRFGGPADTHPTAAGAHAFPGLAADGRVAPTTFSRLPGGAVPLIGGRGAAAVAVVPLGRGSVFAVSQPRLLTNAGIARDGLAIALPLAEAAGGGPVGIDAFHQGGSPTLGSLAFLPQWVQLLTVEIALIAILAAIAAARRLGPIAPAQGGTTRTTVELVRSLASMHRSAGRLTAATVPLGQAYRARLGGLSGPAEDDLAQLESAASPGVAVRACVRIEEITRRVTGGDR from the coding sequence GTGAGGCGCTCGCGCGACGTCTGGATCGGGGCGGCGCTGCTCGCGATCGCGGCCGCCGGCATCGGACTGCTCGTGCAGTCGCCGAACACCCCCGGGCCGCCCTACCGCCTCGCCGGCCGCGGGCCGCTGGGCCTCTCCGGCCTCGGCGCCGGCCTGCGCGACGCCGGTTTCGGGGTCGACGAGCGGGTCTCACCGACGATTCCCGACCACGGGCTGATCGTCTCGGTCGAGCCGCGCGCGTTCAGCCACGACGAGGCGACGGCATGGATCAGGTCGATCCGCGCCGGCGCCGTGCTGCTGCTGGCGAGCGACCACCGAAACCCGCTAACCGAAGCGCTCGGCCTGCGCTTCGGCGGGCCCGCCGACACCCACCCGACCGCCGCCGGGGCGCACGCGTTCCCCGGCCTCGCGGCCGACGGCCGCGTCGCGCCGACCACGTTCTCCCGGCTGCCCGGGGGGGCCGTCCCGCTGATCGGCGGCCGTGGCGCCGCCGCCGTCGCGGTCGTGCCGCTGGGGCGGGGAAGCGTCTTCGCGGTCTCCCAGCCGCGACTTCTGACGAACGCCGGCATCGCCCGCGACGGCCTCGCGATCGCGCTCCCGCTCGCCGAGGCGGCGGGAGGCGGCCCGGTCGGCATCGACGCCTTCCACCAGGGCGGCTCGCCGACGCTCGGGTCGCTGGCCTTCCTGCCGCAGTGGGTGCAGCTCCTCACCGTGGAGATCGCGCTGATCGCGATCCTGGCCGCCATCGCCGCCGCCCGGCGGCTCGGCCCCATCGCGCCGGCGCAGGGCGGCACGACCCGCACCACCGTCGAGCTCGTCCGGTCGCTGGCGAGCATGCACCGCTCGGCCGGGCGCCTCACGGCCGCGACCGTGCCGCTCGGCCAGGCCTACCGGGCACGGCTCGGCGGGCTGTCCGGGCCGGCCGAGGACGACCTCGCCCAGCTCGAGTCCGCGGCGTCCCCGGGGGTCGCCGTGCGAGCATGCGTCCGCATCGAGGAGATCACGAGGAGGGTGACCGGTGGCGATCGCTGA
- a CDS encoding DUF4129 domain-containing protein yields the protein MHGSSVAGLIRLGALALLIAGAVALVVRFFPRRRRGAKVATTSEPAVAGYAAAREEALRLADDDPRAALRLLYSAALGELGRRRGWRHRPGRTNWGFVRALGPASTQAGALADCTRLFEGAVYGDEPVAADDVRRADALADEMLA from the coding sequence GTGCACGGCTCGTCCGTCGCCGGCCTGATCCGGCTGGGGGCGCTGGCGCTTCTGATCGCCGGCGCCGTCGCGCTGGTGGTGCGGTTCTTCCCTCGGCGCAGACGGGGCGCGAAGGTCGCGACGACGTCCGAGCCGGCCGTCGCGGGCTACGCCGCCGCCCGGGAAGAGGCGCTGCGGCTGGCCGACGACGACCCTCGGGCCGCGCTGCGGCTGCTCTACTCGGCCGCGCTCGGCGAGCTCGGCCGCCGGCGCGGCTGGCGCCACCGGCCCGGCCGCACGAACTGGGGCTTCGTCCGCGCGCTCGGCCCCGCCTCGACCCAGGCCGGCGCTCTGGCCGACTGCACCCGGCTCTTCGAGGGCGCCGTCTACGGCGATGAGCCGGTCGCGGCCGACGACGTCCGCCGCGCCGACGCGCTGGCCGACGAGATGCTCGCGTGA
- a CDS encoding RDD family protein, which produces MLDHRIEIPTPERVAVAYELAGVGSRMLAQVIDALIITGILFGLFTAAGAISGPLVLAVAIGGATLTPVCYFLLIEWLRRGSTPGKRALRLRVICATGEPVGLHESAVRNFVRIIDFLPVAYVLGGVVAMVSRDGRRLGDMAAGTIVVRLAEGVPAAGFSSTFAAAVAEAERDPIPAELMAVAVAYRRRAAQIDAEPRAALAGRICARIEPFWPRPEGMGEEEYVIRAATQTLPGQAKG; this is translated from the coding sequence ATGCTGGACCACCGGATCGAGATCCCCACCCCCGAGCGCGTGGCCGTCGCGTACGAGCTGGCGGGCGTGGGCAGCCGCATGCTGGCCCAGGTGATCGACGCGCTGATCATCACGGGGATCCTGTTCGGCCTCTTCACCGCTGCGGGCGCGATCTCGGGGCCGCTCGTGCTCGCGGTCGCGATTGGTGGCGCCACGCTGACGCCGGTCTGCTACTTCCTGCTGATCGAGTGGCTGCGGCGCGGATCGACGCCGGGAAAGCGGGCGCTGCGCCTGCGGGTCATCTGTGCGACCGGCGAGCCCGTCGGCCTACACGAGTCGGCGGTGCGCAACTTCGTGCGGATCATCGACTTCCTGCCGGTCGCCTACGTGCTCGGAGGCGTCGTGGCAATGGTGTCGCGAGACGGCCGGCGCCTGGGCGACATGGCCGCCGGCACGATCGTCGTGCGCCTCGCCGAGGGCGTCCCGGCGGCGGGCTTCTCGAGCACGTTTGCCGCCGCGGTCGCCGAGGCCGAGCGCGACCCGATCCCGGCCGAGCTGATGGCCGTGGCCGTCGCCTACCGCCGCCGTGCCGCCCAGATCGACGCCGAGCCGCGCGCCGCGCTGGCCGGGCGGATCTGCGCGCGGATCGAGCCGTTCTGGCCCCGCCCCGAGGGGATGGGCGAGGAGGAGTACGTGATCCGCGCCGCCACCCAGACCCTGCCCGGGCAGGCGAAGGGATGA
- a CDS encoding stage II sporulation protein M: MISADPEQTWSAARAPQWDELAGLVARAGRNQRELSADEVSLLARRYQQAAADLARLRAEQPGSPVLPRLNDLVAQAHAVLYRPARAPLRAIGRFLWIGYPRAVWEMRRLILAAAIFQIVIAVGGFVWAIADPATAGSFLPPDLRDAGHRAHHAIPAGVMVPTSVAIWSHNIVVSFFDYAGGILFGIGTIYSLYVNSMLLGVLSGVENQHGANGLYWSLIVPHGVIELTAFTIAAAAGLSLADALVRARPRPRAQVLREHGRRSVAVVLGTIPLLVVAGTIEGFVTPSSAPIPVKLAVAPISGALLAAYLLRGRPGAADGRFGK; this comes from the coding sequence ATGATATCGGCGGATCCCGAGCAGACCTGGAGCGCCGCGCGTGCCCCGCAGTGGGACGAGCTGGCGGGCCTGGTCGCGCGCGCCGGCCGAAACCAGCGCGAGCTCTCGGCCGACGAGGTGAGCCTGCTCGCGCGCCGCTACCAGCAGGCAGCGGCAGACCTGGCGCGGCTGCGGGCCGAGCAGCCGGGCTCGCCGGTGCTGCCGCGCCTGAACGACCTCGTCGCCCAGGCCCACGCCGTGCTCTACCGCCCGGCCCGGGCGCCGCTTCGGGCGATCGGCCGGTTCCTCTGGATCGGGTACCCGCGGGCGGTCTGGGAGATGCGCCGGCTCATCCTCGCCGCCGCGATCTTCCAGATCGTGATCGCCGTCGGCGGCTTCGTGTGGGCGATCGCCGACCCGGCCACGGCGGGCAGCTTCCTGCCGCCCGATCTGCGCGACGCGGGTCACCGCGCCCACCACGCCATCCCCGCAGGCGTGATGGTGCCGACGTCGGTCGCCATCTGGTCGCACAACATCGTCGTCAGCTTCTTCGACTACGCCGGCGGCATCCTGTTCGGGATCGGCACGATCTACAGCCTCTACGTGAACTCGATGCTGCTCGGCGTGCTCTCCGGCGTCGAGAACCAGCACGGCGCGAACGGGCTCTACTGGTCGCTGATCGTGCCCCACGGCGTGATCGAGCTGACCGCCTTCACGATCGCCGCCGCCGCGGGCCTGTCGCTGGCCGACGCGCTCGTGCGCGCCCGCCCACGCCCGCGCGCCCAGGTGCTGCGGGAGCACGGCCGCCGGTCGGTGGCCGTCGTCCTGGGAACGATCCCGCTGCTCGTCGTCGCCGGGACGATCGAGGGCTTCGTGACGCCGTCGTCGGCGCCCATCCCGGTCAAGCTGGCCGTCGCCCCGATCTCGGGGGCGCTGCTCGCCGCCTACCTGCTGCGAGGCCGCCCGGGGGCTGCGGATGGCCGATTCGGCAAGTAG
- a CDS encoding magnesium transporter CorA family protein: MPNLPRIPRTVRRRDRTPQHPAERSEPQVAEISAAGLRWLNIEAPTAVETAWLAQHFDFHELDLEDVLSTRQRPKIDEYEEYLFIVLHVPHFNKVRGRLDAAELNVFVGNGYVVTLPNVALKPVGRLFSQLEANSERREQYFSKGSGYVLYEILSELFDYCFPILDKIGFKLDRLTEAIFTERRSEEVVRDISDVKQEIVAYRKVIKPERSTLRLLERARTRYLPEDLEVYFDDVVDKAERIWDQLDNYKEVVEALETTNESVIAHKQNDILRVLTIFSVVLLPLTLITGIFGMNFGHIPFSRDYHGFIATVTIMLSIATVMLGYFRWKRWI, translated from the coding sequence ATGCCGAACCTGCCCCGGATCCCGAGGACAGTACGGCGGCGAGACCGCACCCCTCAGCACCCGGCGGAGCGTTCCGAGCCGCAGGTCGCTGAGATCTCTGCCGCCGGCCTGCGCTGGCTGAACATCGAGGCGCCGACCGCCGTCGAGACGGCGTGGCTCGCCCAGCACTTCGACTTCCACGAGCTCGACCTCGAGGACGTCCTTTCGACCCGGCAGCGGCCCAAGATCGACGAGTACGAGGAGTACCTCTTCATCGTGCTCCACGTCCCCCACTTCAACAAGGTGCGCGGCCGGCTCGACGCCGCCGAGCTGAACGTGTTCGTCGGCAACGGCTACGTCGTCACGCTCCCGAACGTCGCCCTGAAGCCGGTCGGGCGGCTGTTCTCGCAGCTCGAGGCCAACAGCGAGCGGCGGGAGCAGTACTTCTCGAAGGGCTCGGGCTACGTCCTCTACGAGATCCTCTCGGAGCTCTTCGACTACTGCTTCCCGATCCTCGACAAGATCGGCTTCAAGCTCGACCGGCTGACCGAGGCGATCTTCACCGAGCGCCGCTCCGAGGAGGTCGTCCGCGACATCTCCGACGTGAAGCAGGAGATCGTCGCGTACCGCAAGGTGATCAAGCCCGAGCGCTCCACCCTGCGCCTGCTGGAGCGGGCGCGGACGCGCTACCTGCCGGAAGACCTCGAGGTCTACTTCGACGATGTCGTCGACAAGGCCGAGCGCATCTGGGACCAGCTCGACAACTACAAGGAGGTCGTCGAGGCGCTCGAGACGACCAACGAGTCGGTCATCGCCCACAAGCAGAACGACATCCTGCGGGTGCTGACGATCTTCTCAGTGGTGCTCCTGCCGCTGACCCTGATCACCGGGATCTTCGGCATGAACTTCGGCCACATCCCGTTCAGCCGGGACTACCACGGGTTCATCGCGACGGTGACGATCATGCTCTCCATCGCGACGGTGATGCTCGGCTACTTCCGCTGGAAGCGCTGGATATGA
- a CDS encoding HIT domain-containing protein — MTDPLWAPWRLEYVQGGADTDECIFCAAAADEGHDLVVRRGERAYAIMNLYPYSNGHLMVAPYRHLAGPGELDEAERAEMWRLMDEAVRALSDAMSPHGFNAGINIGRVAGAGVEGHIHLHVVPRWNGDTNFMPVLADVKVMPEHITRTADKLRASWPA; from the coding sequence ATGACCGACCCGTTATGGGCGCCCTGGCGGCTCGAGTACGTCCAGGGCGGCGCAGACACGGACGAGTGCATCTTCTGCGCGGCGGCGGCCGACGAGGGGCACGACCTGGTCGTCCGGCGGGGCGAGCGCGCCTACGCCATCATGAACCTCTACCCGTACTCGAACGGGCACCTGATGGTGGCGCCGTACCGCCACCTGGCCGGGCCGGGCGAGCTGGACGAGGCGGAGCGGGCCGAGATGTGGCGGCTGATGGACGAGGCGGTGCGGGCGCTGAGCGACGCGATGTCGCCGCACGGGTTCAACGCCGGGATCAACATCGGCCGGGTGGCCGGCGCGGGCGTCGAGGGCCACATCCACCTGCATGTCGTCCCGCGCTGGAACGGCGACACGAACTTCATGCCGGTGCTCGCAGACGTCAAGGTGATGCCGGAGCACATCACCCGCACGGCCGACAAGCTGCGGGCGTCCTGGCCGGCGTGA
- a CDS encoding GNAT family protein, whose protein sequence is MDVSLRPLETRDAPLLARLYAAQQAFLAPFDPPRPDSFYSLEGQRLELELLERERANDRLYRFLIEADGEPAGAISVSRITRGPFQNGGLGYWVAEELNGRGVATAAIGRACEWGFGTAGLHRLEAATLVDNIGSQTALRRNGFLEIGRSPNYLYINGAWRDHLLFARTIEDTRQ, encoded by the coding sequence ATGGACGTCAGCCTGCGGCCGCTCGAGACCCGGGACGCGCCGCTCCTGGCCCGGCTGTACGCCGCCCAGCAGGCGTTCCTGGCGCCGTTCGACCCGCCCCGGCCGGACTCGTTCTACTCGCTCGAGGGCCAGCGGCTCGAGCTGGAGCTGCTCGAGCGGGAGCGGGCCAACGACCGTCTCTATCGCTTCCTGATCGAGGCCGACGGCGAGCCGGCAGGCGCGATCTCGGTGTCGCGCATCACCCGCGGCCCGTTCCAGAACGGCGGCCTCGGCTACTGGGTGGCGGAGGAGCTGAACGGCCGCGGCGTCGCCACCGCCGCGATCGGCCGCGCGTGCGAGTGGGGCTTCGGAACGGCGGGCCTTCACCGCCTGGAGGCGGCCACGCTGGTCGACAACATCGGCTCCCAGACCGCCCTGCGCCGCAACGGCTTCCTGGAGATCGGCCGCTCCCCGAACTACCTCTACATCAACGGCGCCTGGCGCGACCACCTGCTGTTCGCCCGCACGATCGAGGACACCCGCCAATAG
- a CDS encoding phosphomannomutase/phosphoglucomutase has product MLSPAAFKAYDVRGIVPDELDADGAYALARGYVSAFEPRVMAIGRDMRLSSPDLAAAAVRGASDAGANVVDLGQIGTEMLYFAVGEYGYEGGLQVTASHNPAAYNGMKIVRRGALPVGSDTGLDKIKDAALGDLAQPSGDAGDVSRRDVYGGFHDRVASFVDASAVRPLNLVLDGCNGMAGPMIAPVLDRLPVQVSAHNFEPDGNFPTHEPNPLLEENRRFIIERVRAEGADLGIAWDGDGDRCFFIDDTGEFVPGDLITALIAQTMLERHPGATIVYDLRASWAVRDVVREGGGTALENRVGHAFIKARIRKEDAVFAGEVSGHYYFKDFYYCDTGVVPALVMLEIVSRSGKPLSELLRPFREHYFISGEINSTVSDVPVKLQQLKERYGPEAERVSHMDGISFEFADWHFNVRPSNTEPLLRLNLEALDAATMEERRDEVLELIRG; this is encoded by the coding sequence ATGCTCTCGCCCGCCGCCTTCAAGGCCTACGACGTGCGCGGCATCGTGCCGGACGAGCTTGACGCCGACGGCGCCTATGCCCTCGCGCGCGGCTACGTGAGCGCGTTCGAGCCGCGCGTGATGGCGATCGGCCGCGACATGCGCCTCTCCTCGCCCGACCTGGCCGCGGCAGCCGTGCGCGGCGCCAGCGACGCCGGCGCGAACGTCGTCGACCTGGGCCAGATCGGCACGGAGATGCTCTACTTCGCCGTCGGCGAGTACGGCTACGAAGGCGGCCTCCAGGTGACGGCGTCGCACAACCCGGCCGCCTACAACGGGATGAAGATCGTCCGCCGCGGCGCCCTCCCGGTCGGCTCGGACACCGGCCTCGACAAGATCAAGGATGCGGCGCTCGGCGACCTCGCGCAGCCGTCCGGCGACGCCGGCGACGTGAGCCGGCGCGACGTCTACGGCGGCTTCCACGACCGGGTCGCAAGCTTCGTCGACGCCTCCGCCGTACGGCCGCTGAACCTCGTGCTCGACGGCTGCAACGGCATGGCCGGGCCGATGATCGCGCCCGTGCTCGACCGGCTGCCCGTCCAGGTCTCGGCCCACAACTTCGAGCCCGACGGCAACTTCCCCACCCACGAGCCGAACCCGCTCCTCGAGGAGAACCGCCGGTTCATCATCGAGCGCGTGCGGGCGGAGGGCGCCGATCTCGGCATCGCCTGGGACGGCGACGGCGACCGCTGCTTCTTCATCGACGACACCGGCGAGTTCGTGCCCGGCGACCTGATCACCGCGCTGATCGCGCAGACGATGCTCGAGCGCCACCCCGGCGCGACGATCGTGTACGACCTGCGCGCGTCGTGGGCCGTCCGCGACGTCGTCCGCGAGGGCGGCGGCACGGCCCTCGAGAACCGGGTCGGCCACGCCTTCATCAAGGCCCGGATCCGCAAGGAGGATGCGGTCTTCGCCGGCGAGGTCTCGGGCCACTACTACTTCAAGGACTTCTACTACTGCGACACGGGCGTCGTCCCCGCGCTCGTCATGCTCGAGATCGTGTCGCGGTCGGGCAAGCCGCTCTCGGAGCTCCTGCGCCCGTTCCGCGAGCACTACTTCATCTCCGGCGAGATCAACTCGACCGTCTCGGACGTGCCGGTCAAGCTGCAGCAGCTGAAGGAGCGCTACGGCCCGGAGGCGGAGCGCGTGTCGCACATGGACGGCATCTCGTTCGAGTTCGCCGACTGGCACTTCAACGTGCGCCCGTCGAACACGGAGCCGCTCCTGCGCCTGAACCTCGAGGCGCTCGACGCGGCCACGATGGAGGAGCGCCGCGACGAGGTGCTCGAGCTCATCAGGGGTTGA
- a CDS encoding thioesterase family protein, translated as MADRQQYRFSHCIRVGFDETDAQGVVYYGRYMPYFDRARVEYLRRIGQLTHVPGAPEFVMRAQHVEYHAPARFDDEVEVFVRVKELGRTSVTWAFDAYRADTGEHLVSANQVAVFIDTGARRPVAVPDVFRREVARFEEQEVEA; from the coding sequence ATGGCCGACCGTCAGCAGTACCGCTTCTCCCACTGCATCCGGGTCGGATTCGACGAGACGGACGCCCAGGGCGTCGTCTACTACGGTCGCTACATGCCCTACTTCGACCGTGCCCGGGTCGAGTACCTGCGCCGGATCGGCCAGCTGACCCACGTGCCCGGCGCGCCCGAGTTCGTCATGCGCGCCCAGCACGTCGAGTACCACGCCCCCGCCCGCTTCGACGACGAGGTCGAGGTGTTCGTGCGGGTCAAGGAGCTCGGGCGCACGAGCGTCACGTGGGCGTTCGACGCCTACCGGGCCGACACCGGCGAGCATCTCGTGAGCGCGAACCAGGTGGCGGTGTTCATCGACACGGGTGCCCGCCGCCCGGTCGCGGTGCCGGACGTCTTCCGCCGCGAGGTGGCCCGCTTCGAGGAGCAGGAGGTCGAGGCGTGA